From Candidatus Rhabdochlamydia sp. T3358, a single genomic window includes:
- the rpmB gene encoding 50S ribosomal protein L28 codes for MSKRCQVTGKRPVRGKSYAIRGIPKKKKGIGLKITGIKKRRFQPNLIKKRLWLAEENRFISLTLSVNALRTINKNGLPAIVRQLREKGEKF; via the coding sequence ATGTCTAAGAGATGTCAAGTCACTGGTAAGCGCCCTGTTCGAGGAAAGTCCTATGCAATTCGTGGAATTCCAAAGAAAAAAAAGGGAATTGGCTTAAAGATCACAGGAATTAAAAAACGCCGTTTTCAACCAAATTTAATTAAAAAACGTTTATGGCTTGCAGAAGAAAATCGTTTTATTAGTTTAACTCTATCAGTAAACGCTCTACGTACAATTAATAAAAATGGCTTGCCTGCTATTGTCCGTCAGCTTCGCGAAAAAGGTGAAAAGTTTTAA
- the truA gene encoding tRNA pseudouridine(38-40) synthase TruA: MIETKRNLKMTIAYDGTPYLGWQKNNEGPSIEECLQTALQQILQEDVVLSAASRTDAGVHAKGQVVHFLTTSSLCLYRLQGSLNSLLDEAISVLKLEEVPVQFHSTLNCVKKEYWYHVCFGKVQNPFFRRTSWHFPRFLEFDDMQEAARSLIGEHDFSAFCNQRPSWDRNVICDIKELSISPLSKDRVRFIILGDHFLYKMVRNLVGTLVYIGCSKLATHQVSNFLMSKDRTQIGMTAPAHGLLLKKVCY; encoded by the coding sequence ATGATAGAAACAAAGCGAAACCTTAAAATGACCATTGCCTACGATGGCACCCCTTATTTAGGATGGCAGAAAAATAATGAGGGTCCTAGCATTGAGGAATGTTTGCAAACTGCTTTACAACAAATCTTGCAAGAAGATGTTGTTTTGTCTGCAGCAAGTAGAACAGATGCCGGGGTACATGCAAAAGGACAGGTAGTTCATTTCCTTACAACCAGCTCTCTTTGTTTATATAGATTACAAGGATCTCTAAATAGTCTTTTAGATGAAGCTATTTCTGTCTTAAAATTAGAAGAAGTACCTGTACAATTTCACTCTACTTTAAACTGTGTGAAAAAAGAATACTGGTACCATGTGTGCTTTGGGAAAGTGCAAAATCCTTTTTTTCGCAGAACTTCTTGGCATTTCCCTCGTTTTTTAGAGTTTGATGATATGCAAGAAGCAGCTCGCAGTTTAATAGGAGAACATGATTTTTCAGCTTTCTGTAATCAAAGACCTAGCTGGGATCGCAATGTGATTTGCGATATAAAAGAGCTATCCATTTCACCTCTTTCTAAAGACAGAGTGCGGTTTATCATTCTTGGAGATCACTTTCTCTATAAAATGGTTCGAAATTTAGTAGGAACCTTAGTGTATATAGGTTGCTCTAAGCTAGCTACTCATCAGGTTTCAAACTTTTTAATGAGCAAAGATCGTACTCAAATAGGAATGACCGCCCCAGCTCACGGGTTATTATTAAAAAAAGTATGTTATTAA
- a CDS encoding MarC family protein: MKSNPQVLSMALTFFLMIDSIGNIPLFASLLKNFEPKKQQRIILREMLIALGVIILFELLGDVILNFINIKTPTIIVAGGVILFLIALKMIFPSQAEPVTDMVDKEPFIVPLAIPLVAGPAILAAVMLYAGQAESHFSIISAIFIAWIPSTLILLASSYLKKLIGKRGISALERLMGLILILIAIQMLLEGVQLFLKAV, from the coding sequence ATGAAGTCTAATCCTCAAGTGCTTTCTATGGCTCTTACCTTTTTTCTCATGATCGATTCTATTGGTAATATCCCCTTATTTGCTTCTTTACTTAAAAACTTTGAGCCTAAGAAGCAACAGCGCATCATTCTGCGTGAAATGCTCATTGCTTTGGGAGTCATTATTCTTTTTGAACTCTTAGGAGATGTAATTTTAAACTTCATAAATATTAAAACACCCACTATTATCGTTGCTGGCGGAGTAATTTTGTTTTTAATTGCATTAAAAATGATCTTCCCTTCACAAGCTGAGCCTGTAACAGATATGGTAGACAAGGAACCTTTTATCGTTCCTTTAGCAATCCCTCTGGTAGCAGGGCCTGCTATATTAGCTGCTGTGATGTTATATGCAGGTCAAGCAGAGAGCCATTTTAGTATTATTAGCGCTATTTTTATTGCTTGGATCCCTTCAACTTTGATTTTGTTAGCCTCTAGCTACTTAAAAAAGTTAATAGGCAAAAGAGGGATTTCTGCTTTAGAGCGCTTAATGGGTTTAATTTTAATTTTGATTGCTATTCAAATGCTCTTAGAAGGAGTCCAGCTGTTTTTAAAAGCAGTTTAA
- a CDS encoding phospholipase D-like domain-containing protein: MSLSLLIGSLCLFFIWLVSTAITTTFPSIEKPLTFYSNQTRDDIKAVFYRSIKEAKSHVHLSIYGLTDTSLIHILNQKGLNIPIEVYYDSSASPKLNKKLKNCSSCPVKTKGLMHRKILILDKELIFLGSANFTPSSLLHHSNLVIGLYHPPLASFLQDPTNSYYSFEINQQQAEAFLLPTAGKEALGRILQLINQAKKTIDVAAFTLTHPLICDALISAKNRDVKLTIVLDGYSAKGASKKALDQLKSQGLAVCASQGAHLLHHKLCVIDQEILITGSANWTKAAFNKNADLLLILHLKDPKLKKFLKNLCKIIKVESKLIGITLQDSKF, from the coding sequence GTGTCCCTCTCCCTCCTGATAGGTAGCCTTTGTCTGTTTTTTATCTGGCTTGTATCTACTGCGATTACAACCACTTTCCCTTCTATTGAAAAACCTCTGACTTTTTATTCCAACCAAACAAGAGATGATATTAAAGCTGTATTTTATCGATCGATTAAAGAAGCTAAATCGCATGTTCATTTAAGTATCTATGGGCTAACAGATACCAGCTTAATTCACATACTCAATCAAAAGGGGTTAAATATCCCCATTGAAGTCTACTACGACTCTTCAGCATCCCCTAAACTAAATAAAAAACTTAAGAATTGCTCTTCCTGCCCAGTAAAGACAAAAGGATTGATGCATAGGAAAATCCTGATCTTAGATAAAGAGTTGATTTTTTTAGGTTCTGCTAATTTTACTCCCTCTTCTCTTCTTCACCATTCCAATCTGGTAATTGGCTTATATCACCCACCGCTTGCCAGTTTTCTTCAAGACCCGACTAACTCCTATTATTCCTTTGAAATAAATCAACAACAAGCTGAGGCTTTTTTATTACCAACAGCTGGCAAAGAAGCTCTTGGCCGTATATTGCAGCTCATTAACCAAGCAAAAAAAACAATCGATGTAGCAGCGTTCACCTTAACACATCCACTTATTTGCGATGCTCTAATCTCTGCAAAAAATCGCGACGTAAAACTAACAATTGTCTTAGATGGCTACAGCGCCAAAGGAGCTAGTAAAAAAGCATTAGACCAGCTAAAATCCCAAGGACTTGCTGTTTGCGCCAGTCAAGGTGCGCATCTACTCCACCATAAACTTTGTGTAATAGATCAAGAAATTCTAATCACAGGGTCCGCTAACTGGACAAAAGCAGCTTTTAATAAAAATGCAGACCTTTTATTGATCCTTCACCTAAAAGACCCTAAACTCAAAAAATTCCTAAAAAACCTTTGCAAAATCATAAAGGTAGAATCCAAACTTATTGGAATCACCTTACAAGATTCAAAGTTCTAG
- a CDS encoding methionyl aminopeptidase: MCAQNNSLSFTIQVQQELISYQYRKKYGILLKTKKEIEAIRSSCRLAATILSKTCAQVKVGITTNQLNDYAHSLMLAANAIPAPLGYGRPPFPKSICTSVNDVVCHGIPNDIPLQQGDIINIDITCILNGYYGDCSKMVALEPVDIEKSKVIRVSYECLHEVFTILKPGLFIYEIAEKIESHADLHKCSVVRQFVGHGIGIHLHEPPQIPHSYNTIKIPLAAGMTFAIEPMINAGSADVVIDMEDKWTARTVDKKPSAQWEHTFLITEEGCEILTTFD, translated from the coding sequence ATGTGCGCCCAAAATAATTCTCTTTCATTTACTATTCAGGTTCAGCAAGAGCTAATCTCTTATCAGTATCGTAAAAAATATGGAATTCTTTTAAAAACAAAAAAAGAGATTGAAGCTATTCGCAGCTCATGTCGTTTAGCAGCTACTATCTTAAGCAAGACTTGTGCTCAAGTAAAAGTTGGTATTACAACCAATCAACTAAATGATTATGCACATAGCTTAATGCTCGCAGCAAATGCTATTCCCGCTCCTTTAGGATACGGCAGGCCCCCTTTTCCCAAAAGCATCTGCACTTCCGTTAATGATGTTGTGTGTCATGGAATTCCTAATGACATCCCTCTACAACAAGGGGATATTATTAATATTGATATTACCTGTATTCTAAATGGCTATTATGGTGATTGTAGTAAAATGGTTGCTCTTGAACCTGTTGATATAGAAAAAAGCAAAGTAATTAGAGTATCTTATGAATGCTTACATGAAGTATTTACCATCTTAAAACCAGGTCTATTCATTTATGAAATTGCTGAAAAAATCGAGTCGCATGCAGATTTACATAAATGCTCTGTTGTCCGTCAATTTGTAGGGCATGGAATAGGCATACATTTACACGAGCCTCCCCAAATCCCCCATAGTTATAATACGATCAAGATTCCTTTGGCCGCTGGAATGACTTTTGCCATAGAGCCTATGATTAACGCAGGCTCTGCTGATGTAGTGATCGACATGGAAGATAAATGGACAGCGCGTACAGTGGATAAAAAGCCAAGCGCACAGTGGGAGCATACTTTTCTCATTACAGAAGAGGGCTGCGAGATTTTGACAACTTTTGATTAG
- a CDS encoding methionyl aminopeptidase has translation MTRNDPCWCGSQKKWKKCHYPKQSLKEQYLKKYGIILKNEEQIVGIRHACRLAATVLDKLCSITKVGVTTNELDQYAKELFEQKNAVSCCIGYGEPPFPKHICTSLNDVICHGIPNDIPLQQGDIVNIDVACILNGYYGDCSKMVALEPIDAEKRRVVDVSLECLNRAAQVLKPNNKLCEIGKAIESYASSQNCSVVDQFVGHGVGIGFHEEPQIAHHYNHSQIPLAAGMTLTIEPMINAGKRSGYIDKDHWTCRTVDKKPSAQWEHTFLITETGYEILTIPDYTLFSNVRPK, from the coding sequence ATGACGCGTAATGATCCTTGCTGGTGTGGCAGTCAAAAAAAATGGAAAAAATGCCACTATCCTAAGCAATCCCTTAAAGAACAGTATTTGAAGAAATATGGAATCATTTTAAAAAATGAAGAACAAATAGTTGGCATTCGTCATGCATGTAGGCTTGCTGCTACAGTTTTAGATAAGCTCTGCTCTATTACAAAAGTAGGGGTCACTACAAACGAACTAGATCAATATGCAAAAGAGCTGTTCGAACAAAAAAATGCGGTCTCTTGTTGTATAGGATACGGAGAGCCTCCTTTTCCTAAACACATTTGTACATCGCTCAATGATGTGATTTGTCATGGAATTCCTAATGATATTCCGTTGCAGCAAGGTGACATTGTCAATATCGATGTAGCTTGTATTTTAAATGGATACTATGGCGATTGCAGTAAAATGGTTGCACTTGAACCCATTGATGCTGAAAAACGCAGAGTAGTTGATGTTTCTTTAGAATGCTTAAACAGAGCAGCGCAGGTTTTAAAGCCCAATAACAAACTATGTGAGATTGGTAAAGCCATTGAATCCTATGCTTCTTCTCAAAATTGCTCTGTCGTAGATCAATTTGTAGGTCATGGAGTGGGGATTGGATTTCATGAAGAGCCACAGATTGCTCATCATTATAATCACTCTCAGATTCCTTTAGCAGCTGGAATGACTTTAACCATTGAACCTATGATCAATGCGGGTAAACGCAGTGGATATATCGATAAAGACCATTGGACTTGCAGAACAGTTGATAAAAAGCCAAGTGCACAATGGGAACATACCTTCTTAATTACCGAAACCGGTTATGAAATTTTGACAATTCCAGATTATACTCTTTTTTCAAATGTGCGCCCAAAATAA